One genomic segment of Kiritimatiella glycovorans includes these proteins:
- a CDS encoding helix-turn-helix domain-containing protein: MTNQEAWVDADQVAAHLGVQKPSIYRWVEKEGLPAQRVGRLLRFKLSEVDEWVRRGGGESSGGDAEPGNADKMRKE; this comes from the coding sequence ATGACAAATCAGGAAGCGTGGGTCGACGCAGATCAGGTGGCCGCCCATCTGGGCGTTCAGAAACCCTCAATATATAGATGGGTCGAAAAAGAGGGCCTGCCCGCGCAGCGTGTCGGCAGGCTGCTTCGTTTCAAGCTGTCGGAGGTGGATGAGTGGGTCCGGCGAGGGGGCGGGGAGAGTTCAGGCGGAGACGCCGAACCCGGGAATGCCGACAAGATGCGCAAGGAGTAA
- a CDS encoding AbrB/MazE/SpoVT family DNA-binding domain-containing protein, whose product MRFVPCSASSTPRVSTSATTARHFRSASRYASPIGCRLLWSCWLHSQSSNQPPRPVTATHSARIGRATAQTRCHARCEALRLPPASRREGPPAKNAETCCITSPAGLLSPYRVRDAYDVGRHMHYQIARLSSKGQFVIPENVRKMLGLRAGSKLALFTDGEHILLKPIPTPDVSAFRKMAKEATKVAEEAKAKRKEAKP is encoded by the coding sequence ATGCGCTTCGTTCCCTGTTCCGCCTCGTCAACGCCCCGTGTCTCCACTTCAGCGACAACAGCCCGGCATTTCCGATCCGCTTCACGCTATGCTTCTCCCATAGGATGCCGGCTGCTCTGGTCTTGTTGGTTACACTCGCAAAGCAGCAACCAACCGCCGCGCCCCGTCACCGCCACCCACTCCGCGCGCATCGGTCGCGCCACCGCGCAGACGCGGTGTCACGCCCGCTGCGAGGCGCTCCGTTTGCCGCCTGCATCACGCCGGGAGGGTCCCCCTGCAAAGAACGCAGAAACCTGTTGCATCACTTCGCCCGCCGGTCTATTGTCTCCCTATCGCGTAAGAGACGCTTACGACGTCGGGAGGCATATGCACTATCAGATAGCGAGGCTTTCATCGAAGGGGCAATTCGTCATCCCGGAGAACGTGCGGAAGATGCTTGGCCTACGGGCAGGCAGCAAACTGGCGCTGTTCACCGACGGCGAACACATCCTGCTCAAACCGATTCCAACCCCGGACGTATCGGCGTTTCGGAAGATGGCCAAAGAGGCTACGAAGGTAGCGGAAGAGGCGAAGGCCAAACGGAAGGAGGCGAAGCCGTGA
- a CDS encoding ImmA/IrrE family metallo-endopeptidase: protein MAKVKYLRHSEIENAALCLLAEYGRKYGDVVEPPVPVEEILEAHLALTLDFDDLGKRIGVPDVLGATWIQDKLVLVDQSLDPEENPTKEGRYRFTLAHELGHWELHRHHFLANAGQSSLFGDKPEPSIVCRTSSRKEPMEWQADMFSGYLLMPKDMIFAAWESRCGSLDPYIAKDEMADLSAKWGLAEDEQPTVDIAKDLARQFNVSGQAMQIRLIGLGLIRTEVPAPDLFTG from the coding sequence ATGGCCAAGGTGAAATACCTCCGACATAGCGAGATCGAGAACGCCGCCCTGTGCCTGCTGGCCGAGTACGGCCGCAAGTACGGGGACGTGGTCGAGCCGCCCGTGCCGGTCGAGGAGATTCTTGAGGCCCATCTCGCGCTGACGCTCGACTTCGACGACCTGGGCAAGCGTATCGGCGTGCCCGATGTGCTGGGGGCGACGTGGATTCAGGACAAGCTCGTGCTCGTCGATCAGTCGCTGGACCCGGAAGAAAACCCGACCAAGGAAGGCCGGTATCGGTTCACGCTCGCGCATGAGCTGGGGCACTGGGAACTTCACCGCCATCACTTTCTGGCCAACGCAGGTCAGTCGTCGCTGTTCGGCGACAAGCCCGAGCCGTCCATCGTCTGCCGCACGAGTTCGCGGAAAGAACCGATGGAGTGGCAGGCCGACATGTTCTCCGGCTACCTGCTCATGCCCAAGGACATGATCTTCGCGGCGTGGGAATCGCGGTGCGGCAGCTTGGACCCGTACATCGCCAAGGATGAGATGGCCGACCTGTCGGCCAAATGGGGACTGGCGGAAGACGAGCAGCCCACGGTGGATATCGCAAAGGACCTGGCCCGGCAATTCAACGTGTCGGGGCAGGCGATGCAGATACGGTTGATCGGACTGGGCCTTATCAGGACCGAGGTGCCCGCGCCCGATCTGTTCACAGGATGA
- a CDS encoding IS3 family transposase (programmed frameshift), translating into MKKPRRNHSAQFKARIAMEALRGIKTVAEIAAENNVHPTMVTRWKTELTEGAADLFERKNAPDLEKRGLEKNCERLERKVGQLVIEKEWMEKKCRVGDRSVRKALVDPSDAQRSLRRQCALLGVNRNRLTPPEPRATITDLRIMRMLDELHLRFPTFGTRGLRRLLKREQGLNVGRKRLRRLMRLAHISALRPRPRTSAPGKGHRIYPYLLRGVDVTRPNQVWCADITYIPMPRGYCYLVAVMDWYSRKVLGWELSTTMDTAFCLRAFRSAVATAGRAPEIMNTDQGSQFTSTDWIREMKQHEGLKISMDGTGRWVDNVFIERLWWSLKYEDVYLKSYETPRETGRGVGAWLERYNTERPHSSIGDRTPDEAYFGIEAESKWRAA; encoded by the exons ATGAAGAAGCCGAGACGAAATCACAGCGCGCAGTTCAAGGCGCGTATCGCGATGGAAGCGTTGCGCGGCATCAAGACCGTGGCGGAGATCGCGGCGGAAAACAACGTGCATCCGACCATGGTGACTCGATGGAAGACGGAGCTCACAGAGGGCGCAGCCGATCTCTTTGAGCGCAAGAACGCGCCGGACCTAGAAAAGCGCGGGCTGGAAAAGAACTGCGAGCGGCTGGAGCGAAAAGTAGGTCAGCTGGTGATTGAGAAGGAGTGGATGGAAAAAAAATGC CGAGTTGGGGATCGATCCGTGAGGAAGGCTCTGGTGGATCCTTCTGATGCTCAACGCTCGCTGCGGCGCCAATGTGCTCTGCTGGGCGTCAACCGGAACCGGTTGACGCCGCCGGAGCCCAGGGCGACGATCACGGACTTACGGATTATGAGGATGCTCGACGAACTTCATCTGCGTTTCCCGACGTTCGGGACGCGGGGGCTGCGCCGATTACTCAAGCGCGAACAGGGGCTGAACGTGGGGCGAAAGCGGCTTCGCCGGCTGATGAGGCTCGCGCATATCTCGGCTCTCCGCCCGCGGCCGCGGACCAGCGCACCGGGCAAGGGGCATCGCATCTATCCGTATTTGCTGCGTGGAGTGGATGTTACGCGGCCGAATCAGGTCTGGTGCGCCGATATCACCTATATCCCGATGCCGCGAGGGTATTGCTACCTGGTGGCCGTCATGGACTGGTACAGCCGGAAAGTGCTCGGGTGGGAACTGAGCACCACGATGGATACCGCGTTCTGCCTGCGGGCCTTTCGATCGGCGGTGGCCACGGCCGGACGGGCGCCGGAGATCATGAATACCGATCAGGGCTCGCAGTTCACGTCGACGGATTGGATCAGGGAGATGAAACAGCACGAGGGCTTAAAAATCAGCATGGATGGGACGGGCCGCTGGGTGGACAATGTGTTCATCGAGCGGCTGTGGTGGAGCCTGAAGTATGAGGATGTTTATCTGAAAAGCTATGAAACGCCCCGGGAAACCGGGCGCGGCGTGGGGGCGTGGCTGGAGCGCTACAATACCGAACGTCCGCATTCATCGATCGGGGATCGAACGCCCGATGAGGCGTACTTCGGAATCGAGGCGGAGTCGAAATGGAGAGCGGCATGA
- a CDS encoding D-glycero-alpha-D-manno-heptose-1,7-bisphosphate 7-phosphatase encodes MSIAGSDKGAGTRPAAVFLDRDGTLIEDRGHLREPSQVVFFPRAVQALAALQRRFRLFIVTNQSGVAGGMVAMTEVRRVNRHVVDTLHASGVTLAEVYVCPHHRDDGCACIKPNSYFPQKAAREHGIDLSRSYSVGDHPCDVELGTRFGGQGLYVLTGHGRKHRSELPDGTVIVEDLQSAADWILSHRPADDGRE; translated from the coding sequence ATGAGCATCGCAGGCAGCGACAAAGGAGCAGGGACCCGTCCGGCGGCCGTGTTTCTCGACCGCGACGGAACCCTTATCGAAGACCGCGGCCACCTGAGAGAGCCGTCGCAGGTGGTTTTCTTTCCCCGTGCCGTCCAGGCGCTGGCCGCGCTGCAGCGCCGTTTCCGTCTTTTCATCGTGACCAACCAGTCGGGGGTGGCGGGAGGCATGGTGGCCATGACCGAGGTCAGGCGGGTCAACCGGCATGTGGTCGATACCCTGCACGCCTCGGGCGTGACCCTTGCGGAGGTGTACGTCTGCCCGCACCACCGGGACGACGGCTGCGCATGTATCAAGCCGAATTCCTACTTTCCGCAGAAGGCCGCGCGCGAACACGGGATCGACCTGTCCCGCTCATACAGCGTCGGAGACCATCCCTGCGATGTCGAACTGGGCACGCGTTTCGGCGGGCAGGGCCTCTACGTGCTCACGGGTCACGGACGCAAACACCGCAGCGAACTTCCGGACGGAACCGTGATCGTCGAAGACCTGCAATCCGCCGCGGACTGGATCCTTTCGCACCGTCCGGCCGACGACGGCCGCGAATGA
- a CDS encoding DUF2924 domain-containing protein, translating to METTTYQEIQGLARMTVGELREKYLDVFGEETRSYHKEFLRKPFTWRYAMIFIASTGGNDSLGLGYSDDGLDWRLYGNAPILSGLIDAQDWEGANGYVSSCHAERLADGRWWMLYSGGEAGNACIGYAWSWDRIH from the coding sequence ATGGAAACAACCACATATCAAGAAATCCAGGGGCTCGCCCGGATGACGGTCGGCGAGCTTCGAGAGAAGTATCTCGATGTGTTCGGCGAGGAGACGCGATCCTACCACAAGGAGTTCCTACGCAAACCTTTCACCTGGCGCTACGCCATGATCTTCATCGCCTCGACCGGCGGCAACGACAGTCTCGGTCTGGGTTACTCGGACGACGGGTTGGACTGGCGACTGTATGGAAACGCGCCGATCCTCTCCGGCCTGATCGACGCTCAGGATTGGGAAGGCGCGAACGGCTACGTCTCCTCCTGCCATGCGGAGCGTTTGGCAGACGGCCGATGGTGGATGCTTTACTCCGGCGGTGAAGCTGGAAACGCCTGCATCGGTTATGCCTGGTCCTGGGACCGCATCCATTGA
- a CDS encoding helix-turn-helix domain-containing protein, which yields MTDNLAFGKRIRELREEKLKTDPKFTLRKFAEAVGISPTFLSKAERGEFKPPKAENIMKMAQLLDVDPDELLSLANKVDPELEKIIKERPKALPDLLRTVRGMSEEELRKLTDRARKQKD from the coding sequence ATGACCGACAATTTGGCATTCGGAAAACGGATAAGGGAGCTGCGGGAGGAGAAGCTCAAGACGGACCCGAAATTTACGCTCCGGAAATTCGCGGAGGCGGTCGGGATAAGCCCCACGTTTTTGAGCAAGGCCGAGCGCGGCGAATTCAAACCGCCCAAGGCGGAGAACATCATGAAGATGGCCCAGTTGCTGGACGTGGACCCGGACGAACTGCTGTCGCTGGCGAACAAGGTCGATCCGGAACTCGAGAAGATCATCAAAGAACGGCCGAAGGCCTTGCCCGATCTGCTCCGCACCGTGCGGGGCATGTCGGAAGAGGAGCTTCGCAAGCTCACGGACCGGGCACGCAAACAAAAGGACTGA
- a CDS encoding type I restriction endonuclease subunit R, which produces MTAWTDTSEKGLETLIVESLVNDAGYVQGSNADYGREHVIDLAKLREFLEATQPETAETLALDQDCPKRTQFLHRLDAEIAKRGVIDVLRKGVKHGPVSLDLFYGTPTPGNTKAAQLHAANIFSVTRQLRYSQDETQLALDMGIFINGLPVATFELKNSLTKQTVDDAVRQYKRDRSPNEPLFKFGRCVVHFAVDDHEVQMCTHLKGKDSWFLPFNQGWNDGAGNPPNPNGLKTDYLWKRILTKPGLTDVLENYAEIVEEKDERGRKKHPKQIFPRYHQLDVVRKLLADAAAKGAGEKYLIQHSAGSGKSNSIAWLAHQLIGLEDGGKAIFDSVVVITDRRVLDKQIRNTIKQFAQVSSVIGAVTGDSGSKTQQLSSFLKAGKKIIISTVQTFPFILDEIGDEHRGKRFAIIIDEAHSSQGGKTSAKMHMALSDKGGEEEDETFEDKVNKIMESRKMLGNASYFAFTATPKNKTLEIFGIPGKPVDGKIPHQPFHSYTMKQAIQEGFILDVLAHYTPVDTWSRLAKEVEDDPEFDTKKALKKLRRYVESHDHAIRTKAEIMVDHFHEQVIARRKIGGRARAMIICSSIKRAIQYYDAVTAYLKERKSPYHAIVAFSDFEQDGKKITEGSMNGFPSGKIEEYIKAGEIKGIPGKDPYRFLIVADKFQTGYDEPLLHTMYVDKVLSGIKAVQTLSRLNRAHPQKTDTFVLDFMNDADTITDAFSDYYRTTVLSEETDPNKLHDLKAALDGYQVYADEQVDQLVRLFLDGEDRDKLDPILDACVSVYNDELDEDGQVDFKGKAKTFTRTYQFLASVLPYTNAAWEKLSIFLNFLIPKLPAPVEPDLSKGILEAIDMDSYRAEVQQTMQLTLPDADAEIGPVPTSGGGRKPEPELDALSNIIKAFNDRFGNIEWEDADRIRKVITEDIPAKVKEDQAYLNAIKNSSKSAARLEHDRALEKVVIGMLSDHTELFKQFSDNPGFKKWLADTIFGVTYDDSAA; this is translated from the coding sequence ATGACTGCATGGACCGACACTAGCGAAAAAGGGCTGGAAACGCTGATCGTCGAGTCACTCGTCAACGATGCGGGCTACGTCCAGGGCAGCAATGCCGACTACGGCCGCGAGCATGTAATCGACCTGGCGAAGCTACGCGAGTTTCTGGAGGCCACCCAGCCCGAGACCGCCGAGACCCTGGCGCTGGATCAGGATTGCCCAAAGCGGACACAGTTCCTGCATCGCCTCGACGCAGAGATAGCCAAGCGCGGCGTCATCGATGTGCTGCGCAAGGGCGTCAAGCATGGGCCGGTGAGCTTGGACCTGTTCTACGGGACCCCCACGCCGGGCAACACCAAGGCGGCCCAGTTGCACGCAGCCAATATCTTCAGTGTGACGCGGCAGCTTCGCTACAGCCAAGACGAGACTCAACTCGCCCTGGACATGGGCATCTTCATCAACGGTCTGCCGGTAGCAACGTTCGAGTTGAAGAATTCGCTGACCAAGCAGACGGTCGATGACGCCGTGCGGCAGTACAAGCGGGATCGCAGCCCGAACGAGCCACTGTTCAAGTTCGGTCGATGCGTGGTGCATTTTGCCGTGGACGACCACGAGGTGCAGATGTGTACGCACCTGAAGGGCAAGGACTCGTGGTTCCTGCCTTTCAACCAGGGCTGGAATGATGGGGCCGGAAACCCGCCCAATCCCAATGGGCTGAAGACGGACTACCTCTGGAAGCGCATTCTCACCAAGCCCGGCCTGACAGATGTGCTGGAAAACTACGCCGAGATCGTCGAAGAGAAAGACGAACGCGGCCGCAAGAAACACCCCAAGCAGATATTCCCGCGCTATCACCAGCTCGACGTGGTCCGCAAGCTCCTGGCCGACGCGGCCGCCAAGGGCGCGGGTGAGAAGTACCTCATCCAGCACTCGGCGGGCAGCGGCAAGAGCAACTCCATCGCCTGGCTGGCCCATCAGTTGATCGGCCTGGAGGATGGGGGCAAGGCCATTTTCGATTCCGTCGTGGTCATCACGGACCGGCGCGTGCTCGATAAGCAGATCCGCAACACGATCAAACAGTTTGCCCAAGTATCCTCGGTGATCGGGGCGGTAACGGGTGACTCCGGCAGCAAGACGCAACAGCTCAGCAGCTTCCTGAAGGCGGGCAAGAAGATCATCATTTCCACGGTGCAGACGTTCCCGTTCATCCTCGACGAGATAGGAGACGAGCATCGCGGGAAACGGTTTGCCATAATCATCGACGAGGCTCACTCCAGCCAGGGCGGGAAGACTTCGGCGAAAATGCACATGGCGCTTTCTGATAAGGGCGGCGAAGAAGAAGATGAGACCTTCGAGGACAAAGTCAACAAGATCATGGAATCGCGAAAGATGCTGGGGAATGCCAGCTACTTCGCATTCACGGCCACGCCCAAGAACAAGACGCTGGAGATCTTCGGCATCCCCGGCAAGCCGGTGGACGGGAAGATTCCGCACCAGCCGTTCCATAGCTACACGATGAAGCAGGCGATCCAGGAAGGATTCATCCTGGATGTTCTTGCGCATTACACCCCCGTCGACACTTGGAGTCGTCTGGCCAAGGAAGTCGAGGATGATCCGGAGTTCGATACAAAGAAGGCGCTGAAGAAGCTGCGTCGCTACGTGGAGTCGCACGATCACGCCATCCGGACGAAGGCTGAGATCATGGTCGACCACTTTCACGAACAGGTGATTGCTCGGCGGAAGATCGGCGGGCGGGCACGGGCCATGATTATCTGCAGCAGTATCAAGCGGGCGATCCAGTACTACGACGCCGTCACGGCGTACCTCAAGGAGCGAAAGAGCCCGTACCACGCAATCGTAGCGTTCTCCGACTTCGAACAGGATGGCAAGAAGATCACCGAGGGCTCTATGAACGGGTTCCCGAGCGGCAAGATCGAGGAATACATCAAAGCGGGCGAGATCAAGGGCATACCCGGCAAAGACCCGTATCGATTTCTGATCGTTGCGGACAAGTTCCAGACCGGCTACGACGAGCCGCTGCTACACACAATGTATGTGGACAAGGTGCTTTCCGGCATCAAGGCGGTGCAGACACTGTCGCGACTGAATCGCGCGCATCCGCAGAAGACCGACACCTTCGTGCTGGATTTCATGAACGATGCGGACACGATCACCGACGCGTTCTCCGACTACTACCGCACGACGGTGCTGAGCGAAGAAACCGATCCGAACAAGCTGCACGACCTCAAAGCGGCTTTGGATGGTTACCAGGTGTATGCCGATGAACAGGTCGACCAACTGGTCCGGCTGTTTCTCGACGGCGAAGATCGGGACAAGCTGGACCCGATTCTGGACGCATGCGTGAGCGTCTACAACGACGAACTTGATGAGGATGGCCAGGTTGATTTCAAGGGCAAAGCCAAGACGTTCACTCGGACGTATCAGTTTCTGGCCTCGGTTCTGCCATACACCAACGCCGCGTGGGAGAAATTGTCTATCTTCCTGAATTTTCTGATTCCCAAGCTCCCAGCCCCTGTTGAGCCGGACCTTTCAAAAGGCATTCTGGAAGCCATCGACATGGACAGCTACCGCGCCGAAGTGCAGCAGACAATGCAGCTCACGCTTCCGGATGCGGATGCCGAAATCGGCCCTGTTCCGACAAGTGGCGGCGGACGCAAGCCGGAACCCGAATTGGACGCGCTAAGCAACATCATCAAAGCGTTCAATGACCGGTTTGGCAACATCGAGTGGGAAGACGCAGACCGCATCCGCAAAGTGATCACCGAAGACATCCCAGCCAAAGTGAAAGAGGACCAGGCATACCTGAACGCGATCAAGAACAGCAGCAAATCGGCGGCGCGGCTGGAGCACGACCGAGCCTTGGAAAAGGTGGTGATCGGGATGCTGTCCGACCACACGGAGCTGTTCAAGCAGTTCAGCGACAACCCCGGCTTCAAGAAGTGGCTGGCGGACACGATTTTCGGTGTGACCTATGACGACAGCGCCGCATGA
- a CDS encoding restriction endonuclease subunit S, producing MGRVPSHWEIEKAKHVFREVVDKGHPDEELLSVTQSQGVVPRSALDISVVMPGGDVSSYKLVQPGDFIISLRSFQGGIEYSACRGIVSPAYVVMRPKRRIHEAFFTYLMKTPRFIAELATAVSGVRQGKNITYEDFSEILVPIPPIEEQVQIADRIRSLIQLAETHQQLSQSIREEAAIAANELVAGQLPCVAERSEDGVNLS from the coding sequence ATGGGGCGGGTGCCTTCACATTGGGAGATTGAGAAGGCCAAGCATGTATTTCGGGAAGTCGTAGACAAGGGCCATCCGGATGAAGAGCTATTGTCGGTCACACAGTCGCAGGGGGTCGTGCCTCGCTCTGCGCTGGATATCAGTGTTGTGATGCCCGGAGGCGATGTATCCAGCTATAAGCTGGTGCAGCCTGGGGACTTCATTATAAGCCTCCGCTCATTCCAAGGGGGGATAGAGTACTCAGCTTGTAGGGGCATCGTGAGCCCAGCCTACGTTGTCATGCGGCCGAAACGCCGTATTCATGAGGCGTTTTTTACATACTTGATGAAGACCCCGCGATTCATAGCCGAACTTGCAACCGCCGTGTCGGGAGTTCGGCAAGGGAAGAACATCACATACGAGGACTTCTCAGAGATTCTGGTACCCATTCCCCCCATTGAGGAGCAGGTTCAGATAGCCGATCGCATCAGATCCCTCATCCAGCTGGCAGAAACGCATCAACAGCTAAGCCAATCGATACGAGAGGAGGCTGCTATCGCGGCGAATGAGCTTGTAGCGGGCCAGTTGCCATGTGTTGCGGAACGGTCAGAGGATGGAGTGAATTTGTCATGA